In Mus musculus strain C57BL/6J chromosome 14, GRCm38.p6 C57BL/6J, the following are encoded in one genomic region:
- the Ogdhl gene encoding 2-oxoglutarate dehydrogenase-like, mitochondrial isoform X1, whose product MSQLRLLPFRLGPRATKLLATRAIPVFSGCRRSSGPPTTIPRSRSGVSSSYVEEMYFAWLENPQSVHKSWDSFFQRASKEASVGPAQPQLPAVLQESRTSVSSCTKTSKLVEDHLAVQSLIRAYQIRGHHVAQLDPLGILDADLDSFVPSDLITTIDKLAFYDLQEADLDKEFRLPTTTFIGGPENTLSLREIIRRLESTYCQHIGLEFMFINDVEQCQWIRQKFETPGVMQFSVEEKRTLLARLVRSMRFEDFLARKWSSEKRFGLEGCEVMIPALKTIIDKSSEMGIENVILGMPHRGRLNVLANVIRKDLEQIFCQFDPKLEAADEGSGDVKYHLGMYHERINRVTNRNITLSLVANPSHLEAVDPVVQGKTKAEQFYRGDAQGRKVMSILVHGDAAFAGQGVVYETFHLSDLPSYTTNGTVHVVVNNQIGFTTDPRMARSSPYPTDVARVVNAPIFHVNADDPEAVIYVCSVAAEWRNTFNKDVVVDLVCYRRRGHNEMDEPMFTQPLMYKQIHKQVPVLKKYADKLIAEGTVTLQEFEEEIAKYDRICEEAYGRSKDKKILHIKHWLDSPWPGFFNVDGEPKSMTCPTTGIPEEMLTHIGSVASSVPLEDFKIHTGLSRILRGRADMTKKRTVDWALAEYMAFGSLLKEGIHVRLSGQDVERGTFSHRHHVLHDQEVDRRTCVPMNHLWPDQAPYTVCNSSLSEYGVLGSRALLSKAREVPADEQ is encoded by the exons ATGAGCCAGCTGAGGCTGCTGCCATTCCGGCTGGGGCCACGGGCCACCAAGCTCCTGGCCACACGGGCTATCCCGGTGTTCAGTGGGTGCAGGAGGTCTTCTGGACCACCAACGACCATCCCGAGGAGCAGAAGCGGAGTCAGCTCCAGTTATGTGGAAGAGATGTACTTTGCCTGGTTGGAAAACCCACAGAGCGTTCACAAG TCCTGGGACAGCTTTTTTCAGAGAGCAAGTAAGGAGGCCTCTGTGGGTCCTGCTCAGCCGCAGCTCCCAGCTGTTCTCCAAGAAAGCAGGACATCAGTGTCAAGCTGCACCAAGACCAGCAAGCTGGTGGAAGACCACTTGGCAGTCCAGTCCCTGATCCGGGCCTACCAG ATCCGAGGCCACCATGTGGCCCAGCTGGACCCCCTGGGCATCCTGGATGCAGACCTAGATTCCTTTGTGCCCTCTGACTTGATCACAACCATTGATAAATTGG CCTTCTATGACCTGCAGGAGGCTGATCTGGATAAGGAGTTCCGGCTGCCCACCACGACTTTCATCGGGGGCCCAGAGAACACACTCTCTCTTCGAGAGATCATACGTCGCTTGGAG AGCACCTACTGCCAGCATATTGGCCTGGAGTTCATGTTTATTAATGACGTGGAACAGTGCCAGTGGATCAGACAGAAATTTGAAACTCCTGGCGTGATGCAGTTTTCCGTCGAGGAGAAGAGGACCCTGCTGGCTAGACTGGTGCGCTCCATGAG GTTTGAAGACTTCCTGGCCAGGAAGTGGTCTTCGGAGAAGCGGTTTGGCCTGGAAGGCTGCGAGGTCATGATTCCTGCTCTCAAGACCATTATCGACAAGTCTAGTGAGATGGGGATTGAGAACGTCATCCTGGGGATGCCACACAG GGGCAGGCTGAATGTGCTGGCTAACGTGATCCGCAAGGACCTGGAACAGATCTTCTGTCAGTTTGATCCCAAGCTGGAAGCAGCAGATGAG GGCTCTGGTGATGTCAAATACCATCTGGGCATGTACCACGAGAGGATCAACCGTGTCACCAACAGGAACATCACATTGTCACTGGTAGCCAACCCTTCCCATCTAGAAGCTGTGGACCCCGTGGTACAGGGCAAGACGAAGGCAGAGCAGTTCTACCGTGGGGATGCCCAGGGTAGGAAG GTCATGTCTATCCTGGTCCATGGGGATGCCGCCTTCGCTGGCCAGGGGGTCGTCTATGAGACCTTCCATCTCAGTGACCTGCCTTCTTATACCACCAATGGCACAGTGCACGTTGTGGTCAACAACCAG ATCGGCTTCACCACAGATCCCCGAATGGCTCGCTCCTCCCCTTACCCCACTGATGTGGCGCGGGTGGTCAATGCACCCATCTTCCATGTGAACGCAGACGACCCAGAGGCTGTGATCTATGTGTGCAGTGTGGCAGCTGAGTGGAGGAACACCTTCAACAAAGATGTTGTTGTAGACCTG GTCTGTTACCGCCGGCGTGGTCACAATGAGATGGACGAGCCCATGTTCACGCAGCCACTCATGTACAAGCAGATCCACAAGCAGGTACCCGTGCTGAAGAAGTATGCAGACAAGCTCATCGCCGAGGGCACCGTCACTCTGCAGGAGTTTGAG gAGGAAATTGCCAAATATGACCGTATCTGTGAGGAGGCCTACGGCAGGTCCAAGGATAAGAAGATCCTGCATATAAAGCACTGGCTGGACTCCCCCTGGCCTG GCTTCTTCAATGTGGATGGGGAGCCCAAGAGCATGACATGCCCTACGACAGGCATCCCTGAGGAGATGCTGACCCACATTGGCAGTGTGGCCAGCTCTGTGCCCCTGGAGGACTTTAAGATCCACACAG GCCTCTCTCGCATCCTGCGTGGCCGTGCAGACATGACAAAGAAGcgcacagtggactgggccctggCAGAGTACATGGCCTTTGGTTCATTGCTGAAGGAGGGCATCCACGTGCGACTCAGCGGCCAGGATGTGGAGAGGGGCACATTCAG CCACCGGCACCATGTTCTTCATGACCAGGAAGTTGACCGGAGGACGTGTGTCCCGATGAATCATCTGTGGCCTGACCAGGCCCCGTACACTGTGTGCAATAGCTCCCTCTCAGAGTATGGAGTTCTAG GGTCCAGAGCACTCCTCAGCAAGGCCAGAGAGGTTCCTGCAGATGAGCAATGA
- the Ogdhl gene encoding 2-oxoglutarate dehydrogenase-like, mitochondrial, whose amino-acid sequence MSQLRLLPFRLGPRATKLLATRAIPVFSGCRRSSGPPTTIPRSRSGVSSSYVEEMYFAWLENPQSVHKSWDSFFQRASKEASVGPAQPQLPAVLQESRTSVSSCTKTSKLVEDHLAVQSLIRAYQIRGHHVAQLDPLGILDADLDSFVPSDLITTIDKLAFYDLQEADLDKEFRLPTTTFIGGPENTLSLREIIRRLESTYCQHIGLEFMFINDVEQCQWIRQKFETPGVMQFSVEEKRTLLARLVRSMRFEDFLARKWSSEKRFGLEGCEVMIPALKTIIDKSSEMGIENVILGMPHRGRLNVLANVIRKDLEQIFCQFDPKLEAADEGSGDVKYHLGMYHERINRVTNRNITLSLVANPSHLEAVDPVVQGKTKAEQFYRGDAQGRKVMSILVHGDAAFAGQGVVYETFHLSDLPSYTTNGTVHVVVNNQIGFTTDPRMARSSPYPTDVARVVNAPIFHVNADDPEAVIYVCSVAAEWRNTFNKDVVVDLVCYRRRGHNEMDEPMFTQPLMYKQIHKQVPVLKKYADKLIAEGTVTLQEFEEEIAKYDRICEEAYGRSKDKKILHIKHWLDSPWPGFFNVDGEPKSMTCPTTGIPEEMLTHIGSVASSVPLEDFKIHTGLSRILRGRADMTKKRTVDWALAEYMAFGSLLKEGIHVRLSGQDVERGTFSHRHHVLHDQEVDRRTCVPMNHLWPDQAPYTVCNSSLSEYGVLGFELGYAMASPNALVLWEAQFGDFHNTAQCIIDQFISTGQAKWVRHNGIVLLLPHGMEGMGPEHSSARPERFLQMSNDDSDAYPVFTEDFEVSQLYDCNWIVVNCSTPASYFHVLRRQILLPFRKPLIVFTPKSLLRHPDAKSSFDQMVSGTSFQRLIPEDGPAAHSPEQVQRLIFCTGKVYYDLVKERSSQGLEQQVAITRLEQISPFPFDLIMREAEKYSGAELVWCQEEHKNMGYYDYISPRFMTLLGHSRPIWYVGRDPAAAPATGNKNAHLVSLRRFLDTAFNLKAFEGKTF is encoded by the exons ATGAGCCAGCTGAGGCTGCTGCCATTCCGGCTGGGGCCACGGGCCACCAAGCTCCTGGCCACACGGGCTATCCCGGTGTTCAGTGGGTGCAGGAGGTCTTCTGGACCACCAACGACCATCCCGAGGAGCAGAAGCGGAGTCAGCTCCAGTTATGTGGAAGAGATGTACTTTGCCTGGTTGGAAAACCCACAGAGCGTTCACAAG TCCTGGGACAGCTTTTTTCAGAGAGCAAGTAAGGAGGCCTCTGTGGGTCCTGCTCAGCCGCAGCTCCCAGCTGTTCTCCAAGAAAGCAGGACATCAGTGTCAAGCTGCACCAAGACCAGCAAGCTGGTGGAAGACCACTTGGCAGTCCAGTCCCTGATCCGGGCCTACCAG ATCCGAGGCCACCATGTGGCCCAGCTGGACCCCCTGGGCATCCTGGATGCAGACCTAGATTCCTTTGTGCCCTCTGACTTGATCACAACCATTGATAAATTGG CCTTCTATGACCTGCAGGAGGCTGATCTGGATAAGGAGTTCCGGCTGCCCACCACGACTTTCATCGGGGGCCCAGAGAACACACTCTCTCTTCGAGAGATCATACGTCGCTTGGAG AGCACCTACTGCCAGCATATTGGCCTGGAGTTCATGTTTATTAATGACGTGGAACAGTGCCAGTGGATCAGACAGAAATTTGAAACTCCTGGCGTGATGCAGTTTTCCGTCGAGGAGAAGAGGACCCTGCTGGCTAGACTGGTGCGCTCCATGAG GTTTGAAGACTTCCTGGCCAGGAAGTGGTCTTCGGAGAAGCGGTTTGGCCTGGAAGGCTGCGAGGTCATGATTCCTGCTCTCAAGACCATTATCGACAAGTCTAGTGAGATGGGGATTGAGAACGTCATCCTGGGGATGCCACACAG GGGCAGGCTGAATGTGCTGGCTAACGTGATCCGCAAGGACCTGGAACAGATCTTCTGTCAGTTTGATCCCAAGCTGGAAGCAGCAGATGAG GGCTCTGGTGATGTCAAATACCATCTGGGCATGTACCACGAGAGGATCAACCGTGTCACCAACAGGAACATCACATTGTCACTGGTAGCCAACCCTTCCCATCTAGAAGCTGTGGACCCCGTGGTACAGGGCAAGACGAAGGCAGAGCAGTTCTACCGTGGGGATGCCCAGGGTAGGAAG GTCATGTCTATCCTGGTCCATGGGGATGCCGCCTTCGCTGGCCAGGGGGTCGTCTATGAGACCTTCCATCTCAGTGACCTGCCTTCTTATACCACCAATGGCACAGTGCACGTTGTGGTCAACAACCAG ATCGGCTTCACCACAGATCCCCGAATGGCTCGCTCCTCCCCTTACCCCACTGATGTGGCGCGGGTGGTCAATGCACCCATCTTCCATGTGAACGCAGACGACCCAGAGGCTGTGATCTATGTGTGCAGTGTGGCAGCTGAGTGGAGGAACACCTTCAACAAAGATGTTGTTGTAGACCTG GTCTGTTACCGCCGGCGTGGTCACAATGAGATGGACGAGCCCATGTTCACGCAGCCACTCATGTACAAGCAGATCCACAAGCAGGTACCCGTGCTGAAGAAGTATGCAGACAAGCTCATCGCCGAGGGCACCGTCACTCTGCAGGAGTTTGAG gAGGAAATTGCCAAATATGACCGTATCTGTGAGGAGGCCTACGGCAGGTCCAAGGATAAGAAGATCCTGCATATAAAGCACTGGCTGGACTCCCCCTGGCCTG GCTTCTTCAATGTGGATGGGGAGCCCAAGAGCATGACATGCCCTACGACAGGCATCCCTGAGGAGATGCTGACCCACATTGGCAGTGTGGCCAGCTCTGTGCCCCTGGAGGACTTTAAGATCCACACAG GCCTCTCTCGCATCCTGCGTGGCCGTGCAGACATGACAAAGAAGcgcacagtggactgggccctggCAGAGTACATGGCCTTTGGTTCATTGCTGAAGGAGGGCATCCACGTGCGACTCAGCGGCCAGGATGTGGAGAGGGGCACATTCAG CCACCGGCACCATGTTCTTCATGACCAGGAAGTTGACCGGAGGACGTGTGTCCCGATGAATCATCTGTGGCCTGACCAGGCCCCGTACACTGTGTGCAATAGCTCCCTCTCAGAGTATGGAGTTCTAG GCTTTGAGCTGGGCTATGCCATGGCCAGCCCCAACGCCCTGGTCCTCTGGGAAGCTCAGTTTGGTGATTTCCACAACACAGCCCAGTGTATCATCGACCAGTTCATCAGCACTGGCCAGGCCAAGTGGGTGCGGCACAATGGCATCGTGCTTCTGCTGCCCCACGGCATGGAGGGCATG GGTCCAGAGCACTCCTCAGCAAGGCCAGAGAGGTTCCTGCAGATGAGCAATGACGACTCGGATGCCTACCCA GTGTTCACTGAGGACTTTGAGGTGAGCCAGCTCTACGACTGCAACTGGATTGTGGTGAACTGCTCCACCCCAGCCAGCTACTTCCACGTGCTGCGCCGACAGATCCTGCTGCCCTTCCGCAAGCCT CTCATTGTCTTCACACCCAAGTCTCTGCTGAGGCACCCTGATGCCAAGTCCAGCTTTGACCAGATGGTGTCCG GAACTAGCTTCCAGCGGCTGATTCCGGAAGACGGCCCCGCAGCACATTCTCCTGAGCAGGTCCAGCGGCTCATCTTCTGCACGGGAAAGGTGTACTATGACCTGGTAAAGGAACGCAGCAGCCAGGGCCTGGAGCAACAAGTGGCCATCACACGCCTGGAGCAG ATCTCTCCGTTTCCTTTCGACCTGATCATGCGGGAGGCAGAGAAGTACTCGGGAGCTGAGCTGGTGTGGTGTCAGGAGGAACATAAGAACATGGGCTATTACGACTACATCAGTCCACGCTTCATGACTCTCCTCGGCCACTCCCGGCCCATATG GTATGTCGGCCGGGACCCAGCAGCCGCACCAGCCACTGGGAATAAGAACGCTCACTTGGTGTCACTGAGGAGGTTTCTGGATACTGCCTTCAATCTGAAGGCCTTCGAGGGCAAGACATTTTAG